In Gemmatimonadaceae bacterium, one DNA window encodes the following:
- a CDS encoding glycosyltransferase yields MTRVPSRIFQVVWGFDQFGGLEHHLTELSLALARRGAEVLVFSEVPVSGTNAYVRRLRDAGIAVSGAGLAAGAANAVGQLPLAPVWSGAARVMAGLRSLGERLPTNARVTEPDVEAVLAQRLYHPVTQDLFARLDAAADAAPPDVVHVHGSRLGQWWVLQWATARGIPTVYTEHVTLDEWGGPRDAGSVDVMREHAGVIACVSERSRVSLHATLGDEVPVAVVRHVVEDAGPVRSPSSDGPLRLLCAARLNPYKGIDVLLHAVARARGAGADLKLTIAGDGPERQRLGELAFALGLKDIHFLGAVAPAWVSTLMRDDDVVVLPSRGEGLPVALVEAMACGRAVVATRSGGNAEVVRHGETGLLVDSERPDQLADALLQLSNDRPLVERLGNTARQAWQDGGWSADDVVAETVELYRAAARRRRRDPMAERAEDTASERVRSICLVTWSLHGEGAMIDHIRSLALQLASRNVSVTILASSVRAPSRRLVAELERAGVEVRVGTPLARGRAVARAAMDRVRWSLRHGRRGGIRKAAVNAGLNLLAMLAERVREGRPSVVHVHGWRLGLAAVGTWGRTVGIPVVYTEHAGPEAWLGAPPPNEADLEGARAAVVLTSAHAETAHLLGGVVQAPVHALSHGNDAVLALGAAPAHALQAPREQDEAVRLVAVVADAEERTRVEDALERISARTPALEALVIASPAAASRGTTETHLAGISRDALASADIVYLSPHAACAARIGGFVVACGVPLILGGAVAQLPLVHRASALVVKEDAATIADAIDELARDSMLSFALAVAARRRVPAVDGRTGIEQLLADEALATYADALEA; encoded by the coding sequence ATGACACGCGTCCCGTCCCGGATTTTCCAGGTGGTGTGGGGCTTCGACCAGTTTGGGGGGTTGGAGCACCACCTGACGGAGCTGTCGCTCGCGCTGGCGCGCCGCGGCGCCGAGGTGCTGGTGTTCTCCGAGGTTCCGGTATCGGGGACAAACGCCTACGTGCGCCGACTGCGCGATGCGGGGATCGCGGTGAGCGGGGCGGGGCTCGCCGCCGGTGCGGCGAACGCGGTGGGGCAGCTCCCGCTGGCCCCGGTCTGGTCGGGGGCTGCGCGGGTCATGGCGGGGCTTCGCTCGTTAGGCGAGCGCCTCCCCACCAACGCGCGCGTCACGGAACCGGACGTCGAGGCGGTGTTGGCGCAGCGCCTGTACCATCCGGTCACGCAGGACCTCTTTGCCCGGCTCGACGCGGCCGCCGACGCCGCCCCCCCCGACGTGGTGCACGTGCACGGCTCGCGGCTGGGGCAGTGGTGGGTGCTGCAATGGGCCACCGCGCGCGGCATCCCGACCGTTTACACGGAGCACGTCACGCTCGACGAGTGGGGCGGCCCCCGCGACGCCGGCTCGGTGGACGTGATGCGCGAGCACGCCGGCGTTATCGCCTGTGTCTCGGAGCGATCGCGTGTGAGCCTTCACGCCACGCTGGGTGACGAGGTCCCCGTGGCGGTGGTGCGGCATGTGGTCGAGGACGCGGGGCCGGTGCGTTCGCCGTCGTCCGACGGCCCGCTCCGTCTCCTGTGCGCGGCCCGGCTCAATCCGTACAAGGGGATCGACGTCCTTCTGCACGCGGTGGCGCGCGCCCGCGGCGCCGGCGCCGACCTCAAACTGACGATTGCAGGCGACGGCCCCGAGCGGCAGCGGCTGGGCGAGCTCGCGTTCGCCCTGGGGCTCAAGGACATCCACTTCCTGGGGGCGGTGGCCCCGGCGTGGGTGAGCACGCTGATGCGCGACGACGACGTCGTGGTCCTCCCGTCGCGCGGCGAGGGGCTCCCCGTGGCGCTGGTGGAGGCAATGGCCTGCGGGCGCGCCGTCGTGGCCACGCGCAGCGGCGGCAACGCCGAGGTGGTGCGCCACGGCGAGACGGGACTCCTCGTCGATTCCGAGCGCCCCGACCAGCTGGCGGACGCGCTGTTGCAGCTGTCGAACGACCGCCCGCTGGTCGAGCGCCTGGGCAACACGGCGCGCCAGGCCTGGCAGGACGGCGGCTGGAGCGCCGACGACGTCGTCGCCGAGACGGTGGAGCTGTATCGCGCCGCCGCCCGCCGCCGCCGTCGCGACCCGATGGCCGAGCGCGCCGAGGACACGGCGTCGGAGCGCGTGCGCTCGATCTGCCTCGTGACGTGGAGCCTGCACGGCGAGGGGGCGATGATCGATCACATCCGGTCGCTGGCGCTGCAGCTCGCCAGCCGCAACGTGTCGGTGACGATCCTCGCGTCGTCGGTGCGCGCCCCGTCGCGTCGCCTCGTGGCGGAACTGGAGCGCGCAGGCGTCGAGGTGCGCGTGGGAACGCCACTGGCGCGCGGGCGCGCGGTGGCGCGCGCGGCGATGGATCGCGTGCGCTGGTCGCTGCGCCACGGCCGCCGCGGCGGGATTCGCAAGGCCGCGGTCAACGCAGGGCTCAACCTCCTGGCGATGCTCGCCGAACGCGTGCGCGAAGGGCGCCCGAGCGTGGTGCACGTGCACGGATGGCGCCTCGGCCTTGCCGCCGTGGGAACCTGGGGGCGCACGGTCGGCATTCCCGTGGTCTACACCGAGCATGCAGGGCCCGAGGCGTGGCTCGGCGCGCCGCCACCTAACGAGGCCGACCTCGAGGGGGCGCGGGCCGCGGTCGTCCTCACCTCGGCACACGCCGAGACGGCGCACCTCCTGGGTGGCGTGGTCCAGGCGCCGGTGCACGCGCTTTCGCACGGAAACGACGCCGTCCTCGCGCTCGGCGCCGCCCCCGCGCACGCGCTGCAGGCCCCGCGCGAACAGGATGAGGCCGTGCGCCTGGTGGCGGTCGTGGCCGACGCCGAGGAACGCACGCGCGTCGAGGACGCGCTGGAACGCATCAGCGCGCGCACGCCGGCGCTCGAAGCACTGGTGATCGCGTCGCCGGCGGCTGCAAGCCGTGGGACCACCGAGACGCACCTGGCCGGGATCTCGCGCGACGCGCTGGCGAGCGCCGACATCGTGTACCTGTCCCCGCACGCCGCATGCGCCGCCCGCATTGGCGGCTTCGTGGTCGCCTGCGGCGTTCCCCTCATCCTGGGGGGAGCCGTGGCGCAGTTGCCGCTGGTGCACCGCGCGAGCGCGCTCGTGGTGAAGGAAGACGCGGCGACCATCGCCGACGCGATCGACGAGCTGGCGCGCGACTCGATGCTGTCGTTCGCGCTCGCCGTCGCCGCGCGCCGGCGGGTGCCGGCGGTCGACGGACGCACGGGGATCGAGCAGCTCCTCGCCGACGAAGCGTTGGCGACTTACGCGGATGCCCTCGAGGCGTGA
- the ettA gene encoding energy-dependent translational throttle protein EttA, which translates to MAPQFIYVMKALTKVVPPQRVILNDIWLSFYPGAKIGVLGSNGAGKSSLLRIMAGVDKDWNGEAWAAQGTKIGYLPQEPQLDATLSVQGNVELAVKEQRALLTRFNDISMKFAEPMGDDEMQKLLDEQAKVQDKIDHLDLWNLDNKIEVAMDALRLPPADADVTTLSGGEKRRVALCRVLLEQPDMLLLDEPTNHLDAESVAWLEHFLADFAGTVVAITHDRYFLDNVAKWILELDRGSGFPYEGNYTQWLEQKKTRLAQEEKSASMRQKTLERELEWVRMAPRARQAKNKARLQAYEEMASEAAQERVTQHEIVIPPAPRLGNDVVIADRLKKSFGDKLLFENVSFSLPRGGIVGIIGPNGAGKTTLFRMITGSETPDEGTLKLGETVQVSYGDQTRTLDGARTVWDEISGGRETIPVGKKEMNSRAYVGSFGFKGSDQQKLVANMSGGERNRLHLAKTLMTGGNLLLLDEPTNDLDVDTLRALEDALLDFAGCAVVISHDRWFLDRIATHILAFEGNSDVVWFEGNYGAYIEDLKKRKGPDADQPHRIAYRKLVRG; encoded by the coding sequence ATGGCACCGCAGTTCATCTATGTCATGAAGGCGCTGACCAAGGTGGTCCCGCCTCAGCGCGTCATCCTCAACGACATCTGGCTCTCGTTCTACCCGGGGGCCAAGATCGGCGTTCTGGGGAGCAACGGGGCGGGGAAGTCGTCGCTCCTGCGCATCATGGCCGGGGTGGACAAGGACTGGAACGGCGAGGCGTGGGCGGCGCAGGGGACCAAGATCGGCTACCTCCCGCAGGAGCCGCAGCTCGACGCGACGCTGTCGGTGCAGGGGAATGTGGAGCTCGCGGTGAAGGAGCAGCGCGCCCTGCTCACCCGCTTCAACGACATCTCGATGAAGTTCGCCGAGCCCATGGGCGACGACGAGATGCAGAAGCTCCTGGACGAACAGGCCAAGGTGCAGGACAAGATCGACCACCTCGACCTGTGGAACCTCGACAACAAGATCGAGGTGGCGATGGATGCCCTGCGCCTCCCGCCGGCCGACGCCGACGTGACCACACTCTCCGGCGGTGAGAAGCGCCGCGTGGCGCTATGCCGTGTGCTGCTGGAGCAGCCGGACATGCTCCTCCTGGACGAACCGACGAACCATCTCGACGCCGAGAGCGTGGCGTGGTTGGAGCACTTCCTCGCCGACTTTGCCGGGACCGTCGTGGCCATCACGCACGACCGCTACTTCCTCGACAACGTGGCCAAGTGGATTCTCGAACTCGACCGCGGGAGCGGCTTCCCGTACGAAGGGAACTACACGCAGTGGCTGGAGCAGAAGAAGACGCGCCTGGCGCAGGAGGAGAAGTCGGCCAGCATGCGGCAGAAGACGCTGGAGCGCGAGTTGGAGTGGGTGCGCATGGCGCCGCGTGCCCGGCAGGCCAAGAACAAGGCGCGCCTGCAGGCCTACGAGGAGATGGCGAGCGAGGCGGCGCAGGAACGCGTGACGCAGCACGAGATCGTCATCCCGCCGGCCCCGCGCCTGGGCAACGACGTCGTCATTGCCGACCGGCTCAAGAAGTCGTTCGGCGACAAGCTCCTCTTCGAGAACGTGAGCTTCTCGCTCCCGCGCGGCGGGATCGTGGGGATCATCGGGCCCAACGGGGCGGGGAAGACGACGCTCTTTCGCATGATCACCGGCTCGGAGACACCTGACGAGGGGACGCTCAAGCTGGGCGAGACCGTGCAGGTCTCGTATGGCGACCAGACGCGCACGCTCGACGGGGCGCGCACGGTGTGGGACGAGATCTCGGGTGGGCGCGAGACGATCCCGGTGGGGAAGAAGGAAATGAACTCGCGCGCCTACGTGGGATCGTTCGGCTTCAAGGGGAGCGACCAGCAGAAGCTGGTGGCCAACATGTCGGGCGGGGAGCGCAACCGCTTGCACCTGGCGAAGACGCTGATGACCGGCGGCAACCTCCTCCTCCTCGACGAACCGACCAACGACCTCGACGTCGACACGCTGCGCGCGCTGGAAGATGCGCTCCTCGACTTCGCCGGCTGCGCGGTGGTCATCTCCCACGACCGCTGGTTCCTGGACCGCATCGCCACGCACATCCTGGCGTTCGAGGGGAACTCGGACGTGGTCTGGTTCGAGGGCAACTACGGCGCCTACATCGAGGACCTGAAGAAGCGCAAAGGGCCCGACGCCGACCAGCCGCACCGCATCGCGTACCGGAAGTTGGTGCGCGGGTAG
- a CDS encoding glycosyltransferase family 2 protein, giving the protein MMRVLVAVVDWGVVALLGIFLVRRYLLIVASSLPRRAAGRNTKRSIAILVSGRNEGAHVDALLDAIDHLDYPRQLVHVVLVSDGSTDDTAARMQAWSARRPQTSAVALGQSRGKGGALAVALEQAPPTDLVVVFDADSVPCPGVLQALSGAFDDARVGAATGYPSPGNACASLVARYAALERWTHHLVILAGKDRLGLNPSIIGVVFAVRRTALDQAGGFPVGRMSEDIDLAMALLNNGWTLRWVREAEVREDVVEHLGAFVAQRTRWGRGILQSAPAAHGIEQLFVVAGYLDRIVLVLAVALAAAGMLPLWIPAAYLLAPGMSALAALWQARQPNIPMFGVAAVVMLAADIAVSVASSLGQLVGTRVGWSAAPRSARSRSAFARPTSPANDD; this is encoded by the coding sequence ATGATGCGCGTGCTGGTCGCCGTGGTGGACTGGGGCGTGGTGGCGTTGCTGGGGATCTTCCTCGTGCGACGCTACCTGCTGATCGTGGCGTCGTCGCTGCCGCGGCGCGCCGCCGGGCGCAACACGAAGCGCTCGATCGCCATCCTCGTTTCCGGGCGCAACGAGGGGGCGCATGTCGACGCCCTGCTCGACGCCATCGACCATCTCGACTATCCGCGGCAACTGGTGCACGTCGTCCTCGTCTCCGACGGTTCCACCGACGACACCGCGGCGCGCATGCAGGCATGGTCGGCGCGACGCCCGCAGACGAGCGCCGTGGCACTCGGGCAGTCGCGCGGCAAGGGAGGGGCGCTCGCCGTCGCGCTGGAGCAGGCACCGCCGACCGACCTCGTCGTTGTCTTCGACGCCGACAGCGTGCCATGCCCCGGCGTGCTGCAGGCGCTGTCCGGCGCCTTCGACGACGCACGCGTCGGCGCGGCCACCGGCTATCCCTCGCCCGGCAACGCCTGCGCGAGCCTCGTCGCTCGTTATGCAGCGCTCGAACGGTGGACGCATCACCTCGTCATCCTGGCCGGGAAGGATCGCCTCGGGCTCAATCCGTCGATCATCGGCGTCGTCTTCGCGGTCCGTCGGACGGCGCTGGACCAGGCGGGGGGCTTTCCCGTGGGACGCATGTCGGAGGACATCGACCTCGCAATGGCGCTCCTCAACAACGGCTGGACGTTGCGGTGGGTGCGCGAGGCCGAGGTGCGCGAGGACGTCGTGGAGCACCTGGGTGCCTTCGTCGCCCAGCGCACCCGCTGGGGACGCGGCATCCTCCAGAGCGCGCCGGCGGCGCATGGCATCGAGCAACTGTTCGTGGTGGCCGGCTACCTCGATCGCATCGTCCTGGTGCTCGCCGTGGCGCTGGCGGCCGCGGGGATGCTCCCGCTCTGGATCCCCGCCGCCTATCTCCTCGCCCCGGGAATGAGCGCCCTGGCCGCGCTGTGGCAGGCGCGCCAACCGAACATCCCGATGTTCGGCGTTGCCGCGGTCGTGATGCTGGCCGCCGACATCGCCGTCTCGGTCGCCTCGTCGCTGGGGCAGTTGGTGGGGACGCGCGTGGGGTGGTCCGCCGCGCCGCGCAGCGCGCGTAGCCGCTCGGCGTTCGCACGGCCGACCAGTCCTGCAAACGACGACTAG
- a CDS encoding ABC transporter permease, translating into MSTLLRTPGVTPAPAAPVETVLDGRRTPLADSLRELWRFRDLVLLLTLRDIKLRYRTTAVGAAWAVVQPLLTMVVLVGFARLFGVSGERVPYPLFLISGLVPWTYFTHGLTQATHSILSHEYLLDKVYFPRVVLPLAAVLGGLVDFLTAAVLVPLFMVYFGVVPSIAAVTIPLFVFLAVGASLGLGLWLAVLNVRYRDVGNMLPFVTQLLFFATPISYPMSAIPERYHLAAGLNPMTGMVEGFRWALFGQAGEALPGAVWVSIAMSCLLLVSGFWFVLREQDVIGDSL; encoded by the coding sequence ATGAGCACCCTGCTGCGCACGCCGGGCGTGACGCCCGCGCCTGCCGCGCCCGTGGAGACGGTGCTCGACGGCCGGCGCACGCCGCTGGCCGATTCGCTGCGCGAGCTGTGGCGCTTTCGCGACCTGGTGCTCCTGCTCACGCTGCGCGACATCAAGCTGCGCTACCGCACCACGGCGGTGGGGGCGGCGTGGGCGGTGGTGCAGCCGCTGCTCACCATGGTGGTCCTGGTCGGCTTCGCGCGCCTGTTTGGCGTGAGCGGCGAGCGCGTGCCGTACCCGCTCTTTCTCATCAGCGGGCTGGTGCCGTGGACGTACTTCACGCACGGGCTCACGCAGGCCACGCACAGCATCCTGTCGCACGAGTACCTGCTGGACAAGGTGTACTTCCCGCGCGTGGTGTTGCCGCTGGCGGCCGTCCTCGGCGGGCTGGTGGACTTCCTGACCGCCGCGGTGCTCGTTCCGCTGTTCATGGTGTACTTCGGCGTGGTGCCCTCGATCGCCGCCGTCACCATTCCGCTGTTTGTCTTCCTGGCCGTGGGGGCCTCGCTGGGGCTCGGGCTGTGGCTGGCGGTGCTCAACGTGCGATACCGCGATGTGGGAAACATGCTCCCCTTCGTCACGCAGCTCCTCTTCTTCGCCACCCCCATCTCGTACCCGATGAGCGCGATCCCCGAGCGCTATCACCTGGCGGCCGGGCTCAACCCGATGACGGGGATGGTGGAGGGGTTCCGCTGGGCACTGTTTGGCCAGGCGGGCGAGGCGCTCCCGGGGGCGGTGTGGGTCTCCATCGCGATGTCGTGCCTCCTCCTCGTCTCGGGCTTCTGGTTCGTCCTGCGCGAGCAGGACGTCATCGGGGACAGCCTGTGA
- a CDS encoding glycosyltransferase yields the protein MSDVAQAMGGEVTLVIDDGPSPATTRMLDMLEAGGHRAVLFLLGCEVAGREASLIDAIRRGFALGNHSFSHPNFSEITVEVARREILDTEARIDALYARAGVARPGKWFRFPYLDSGGERHDDFQRLLDDLGFSIPEAVRMQLDPADRQRRDWPSTVVTRDWALPPLDEFNAIMQEAQAGSVVEYHDKVETVERLCAPLVEALEEHALRAVVPAPGIQRVFLVSWWMDTLGGMERHICELACALVRSGVRVDYFSEMPLPPGNAYRSQMERLGVRVHAPSARRARANEWRRAVLGHPLVRWMTAWRRYAGLERLTEGDLLSAALVREMERVAANDGKPDVVHVHGSRLGQAWLLEWAQRRGVPSMYTEHVAIADMGGPWEAIAPALAMTAGVLSSVSSHACASLQSVLPEARPIALSNHIVHESASGNPDAYSPYRWVCVARLERHKGIDVLLRALALCLASDPEYEVVLAGDGSEREALQALAHSLGISQRVQFLGMLPQEALSSVLHAAGGVVLASRTEGLPVSLVEAMAHRKAIIATRVGGIPELLHDGESAVLVAPDDAAALAEAMRRVSTNDGLREQLAEAALARFRASRYHEGAVIPDMLALYHAAIGDA from the coding sequence ATGAGCGACGTGGCGCAGGCCATGGGGGGCGAGGTGACGCTGGTCATCGACGACGGGCCGTCGCCGGCGACGACGCGCATGCTCGACATGCTCGAGGCCGGGGGGCACCGGGCCGTTCTGTTCCTCCTCGGGTGCGAGGTGGCGGGGCGGGAGGCGTCGCTCATCGATGCCATCCGGCGCGGCTTCGCGTTAGGCAACCACTCGTTCTCGCACCCCAACTTCTCGGAGATCACCGTCGAGGTGGCGCGCCGCGAGATCCTCGACACCGAGGCGCGCATCGACGCCCTGTACGCGCGCGCTGGCGTGGCGCGCCCCGGGAAGTGGTTCCGCTTTCCGTACCTCGACTCGGGGGGCGAGCGGCACGACGACTTCCAGCGCCTCCTCGACGACCTCGGCTTCTCCATCCCCGAGGCGGTGCGGATGCAGCTCGACCCCGCCGACCGGCAGCGCCGCGACTGGCCCAGCACCGTCGTCACGCGGGACTGGGCGCTCCCCCCGCTGGACGAGTTCAACGCCATCATGCAGGAGGCGCAGGCTGGCTCCGTGGTGGAATACCACGACAAGGTGGAAACCGTCGAGCGGCTATGTGCGCCGCTGGTGGAGGCGCTGGAGGAGCATGCGCTGCGCGCCGTCGTCCCCGCGCCGGGGATCCAGCGCGTCTTCCTGGTGAGCTGGTGGATGGACACGCTGGGCGGGATGGAGCGGCACATCTGCGAACTGGCCTGCGCGCTGGTGCGATCGGGAGTGCGCGTGGACTACTTCAGCGAGATGCCGCTCCCGCCGGGCAACGCGTACCGCTCGCAGATGGAGCGCCTGGGCGTGCGGGTGCATGCCCCATCGGCGCGGCGGGCGCGTGCCAACGAGTGGCGGCGCGCGGTGCTTGGGCATCCGCTCGTGCGCTGGATGACGGCGTGGCGGCGCTATGCGGGGCTGGAGCGTCTCACCGAGGGCGACCTGCTGAGCGCCGCGCTCGTCCGCGAGATGGAGCGCGTCGCGGCCAACGATGGAAAGCCTGACGTGGTGCATGTCCACGGCTCGCGCCTGGGGCAGGCGTGGCTGCTGGAGTGGGCGCAGCGGCGCGGCGTGCCCAGCATGTACACCGAGCACGTCGCCATTGCCGACATGGGGGGGCCGTGGGAGGCCATCGCCCCGGCACTGGCGATGACGGCCGGCGTGCTGTCGAGTGTGTCGTCGCACGCGTGTGCCTCGCTGCAGTCGGTGCTTCCGGAAGCGCGTCCCATCGCGCTCTCCAACCACATCGTGCACGAGTCGGCGTCGGGGAACCCGGACGCGTACTCGCCCTATCGCTGGGTGTGCGTGGCGCGCCTCGAGCGGCACAAGGGGATCGACGTCCTGTTGCGCGCCCTCGCACTCTGCCTGGCCAGCGATCCCGAGTACGAGGTGGTCCTCGCCGGCGATGGGAGCGAGCGCGAGGCGTTGCAGGCGCTGGCCCATTCGCTCGGCATTTCGCAGCGCGTGCAGTTCCTGGGGATGCTGCCGCAGGAGGCGCTGTCGTCGGTGCTGCACGCGGCCGGCGGCGTGGTGCTCGCGTCGCGTACCGAGGGGCTGCCCGTGTCACTGGTGGAGGCGATGGCCCACCGCAAGGCGATCATCGCCACGCGCGTGGGCGGGATACCGGAGCTGCTGCACGACGGTGAGAGCGCAGTGCTGGTTGCGCCTGACGACGCCGCCGCGCTGGCCGAGGCCATGCGTCGCGTCTCGACAAATGACGGGCTGCGCGAGCAGCTGGCCGAGGCGGCGCTGGCGCGCTTCCGTGCCAGCCGGTACCACGAGGGGGCGGTGATTCCCGACATGCTCGCGCTCTACCACGCGGCCATCGGCGACGCATGA
- a CDS encoding ABC transporter ATP-binding protein has translation MSQRELALVVRGLGKRYPASAHGPGPVRAHEALERAMRSPLRMLKAAVLGEGRSAGGHTWVLRNVSFNVAPGEILGIVGRNGAGKSVLLRMLSRVTRPTEGSVTVRGTVAPLLEVGAGFHHELSGRDNIFLNGTILGMRLDDIAQRVDEIVEFAGVGDVLDAPVKTYSSGMRMRLAFSVAAHLDRDIYLLDEVLAVGDEAFQARCLNRVRELAAAGRTILLVNHTAEVISEFCSRAILLDKGALLGSGKPKAIIARYHGLE, from the coding sequence GTGAGCCAGCGCGAACTGGCCCTCGTGGTCCGCGGCCTGGGCAAGCGCTACCCTGCCAGCGCGCACGGACCCGGCCCCGTGCGCGCGCACGAGGCGCTGGAGCGGGCGATGCGCTCGCCGCTGCGCATGCTCAAGGCCGCGGTGCTCGGCGAGGGGCGCAGCGCCGGCGGGCACACCTGGGTGCTGCGCAACGTGTCGTTCAACGTTGCGCCTGGCGAGATCCTGGGGATCGTCGGGCGCAACGGCGCCGGCAAGTCGGTCCTGCTGCGCATGCTCTCGCGCGTCACGCGCCCCACCGAGGGGTCGGTCACCGTGCGCGGGACCGTGGCCCCGCTCCTCGAGGTCGGCGCCGGCTTCCACCACGAGCTGAGCGGACGCGACAACATCTTCCTCAACGGGACGATCCTCGGCATGCGCCTGGACGACATCGCGCAGCGCGTCGACGAGATCGTCGAGTTTGCCGGCGTCGGCGACGTCCTCGACGCCCCGGTAAAGACGTATTCGAGCGGGATGCGCATGCGCCTCGCCTTCTCCGTCGCCGCACACCTCGATCGCGACATCTACCTGCTCGACGAGGTGCTCGCCGTCGGCGACGAAGCGTTCCAGGCGCGATGCCTCAACCGGGTGCGTGAACTCGCCGCGGCGGGGCGCACCATCCTCCTGGTGAACCACACGGCAGAAGTCATCTCCGAGTTCTGCAGCCGGGCCATCCTCCTCGACAAGGGAGCGCTGCTCGGCAGCGGCAAGCCGAAGGCCATCATCGCCCGCTATCACGGGTTGGAGTGA
- a CDS encoding polysaccharide deacetylase family protein: MRPAFLTRPPFRHVFPLREGGLAVLGYHRVGDPARTAWDPDLFSSTADELDRHIGYLKRVHGIVGSDEALQLLAGRRSGNPGGVPPVLLTFDDGYLDNYTTAYPVLAAHGVSATFFLVVDYVRGATVPWWDSIAWMCRRARGEGELDGDVALEARREAAALIASYKSLDAESARAMLEGLPARLGVAAPTNARELFLSVEQAREMVRGGMTIGAHTRTHPILGKLPREQQRDELRSGKAWLERELGCKVATLAYPVGSSDAFTEETMREARRAGYRACFSFHGGINDLAHTDVRDVKRIPVYFGVPDDDLVRPD, encoded by the coding sequence GTGAGGCCCGCGTTCCTTACTCGCCCGCCGTTTCGCCACGTCTTCCCGTTACGCGAAGGGGGGCTGGCGGTGCTCGGCTATCACCGGGTGGGCGATCCCGCGCGCACGGCGTGGGATCCCGATCTCTTCTCGTCCACGGCGGATGAGCTGGACCGGCACATTGGCTACCTCAAGCGTGTGCACGGGATCGTGGGGAGCGACGAGGCGTTGCAGCTGCTGGCGGGGCGCCGGTCGGGGAACCCGGGCGGGGTGCCGCCGGTCCTTCTGACCTTCGACGACGGCTATCTCGACAACTATACGACTGCCTATCCGGTCCTCGCCGCGCATGGCGTGAGCGCGACCTTCTTCCTGGTCGTGGATTACGTGCGCGGGGCGACGGTGCCGTGGTGGGATTCGATTGCCTGGATGTGCCGGCGCGCGCGCGGCGAGGGAGAGCTGGACGGCGACGTGGCGCTGGAGGCGCGACGCGAGGCGGCGGCGCTCATCGCCAGCTACAAGTCGCTCGACGCCGAGTCGGCGCGGGCGATGCTCGAGGGGCTCCCGGCGCGACTGGGCGTCGCCGCTCCCACCAACGCGCGCGAACTCTTCCTCTCGGTGGAGCAGGCGCGGGAGATGGTGCGCGGCGGGATGACGATCGGGGCGCACACGCGCACGCACCCCATCCTCGGCAAGCTGCCCCGCGAGCAGCAACGCGACGAGTTGCGCTCCGGCAAGGCGTGGCTGGAGCGCGAGCTGGGGTGCAAGGTGGCCACGCTGGCCTATCCGGTGGGCTCGAGCGATGCCTTCACCGAGGAGACGATGCGCGAGGCGCGACGCGCCGGCTACCGCGCGTGCTTCTCGTTCCACGGCGGAATCAACGACCTGGCGCACACCGACGTGCGTGACGTGAAGCGCATCCCCGTGTACTTCGGCGTCCCCGACGACGACCTGGTGCGCCCGGACTAG
- a CDS encoding glycosyltransferase family 2 protein: MSRSAGMTLVSVVIPLYNRRRYIVGTVESVLAQRHPGVEVLVIDDGSSDGSPELVEATFGDRVRLVRLPHNVGRSTARNLGWEMARGELVAFLDSDDLWLPDKLSRQVEHFRDPSVVLVHCWVGKIDAEGEPLVRDGEALAREFARALERGYGYGGITETWSRLYTSAAVVRREALQASGGFDPRLSNFEDWDVLWRIAKGGRVVTVPEPLVLHRTHDDNTTSSWADAAKPWLEVMRKHLRELQPTDSGPEARRARHNLYLNMSLGEYWRRRHWASRWWMWRALLVDPRPLRNPGYYMWGAPLLNAFLPGALADRVARRWNVDRYLGTPRPA; the protein is encoded by the coding sequence GTGAGTCGGAGTGCCGGGATGACGCTGGTGAGCGTGGTGATTCCGTTGTACAACCGACGCCGCTACATCGTCGGTACGGTCGAGAGCGTGCTCGCGCAGCGTCATCCCGGCGTCGAGGTGCTCGTGATCGACGACGGCTCGAGCGATGGCTCGCCCGAACTCGTCGAGGCAACGTTTGGCGATCGCGTGCGCCTGGTGCGCCTGCCGCACAACGTGGGGCGATCGACGGCGCGCAACCTGGGGTGGGAGATGGCGCGCGGTGAGCTGGTCGCCTTCCTCGACTCCGACGACCTCTGGCTCCCCGACAAGCTGTCGCGCCAGGTGGAGCACTTCCGCGATCCTTCCGTCGTGCTCGTGCACTGCTGGGTGGGGAAGATCGACGCCGAGGGGGAGCCGCTCGTGCGTGACGGCGAGGCGCTGGCGCGCGAGTTCGCGCGCGCGCTGGAGCGCGGCTACGGCTACGGGGGCATCACCGAGACGTGGAGCCGCCTCTACACATCGGCAGCGGTGGTGCGGCGCGAGGCGCTGCAGGCCAGTGGGGGCTTCGACCCGCGGCTGTCGAACTTCGAGGACTGGGATGTCCTCTGGCGCATTGCCAAGGGGGGGCGCGTGGTGACGGTCCCCGAGCCGCTCGTGCTGCATCGCACCCACGACGACAACACGACGTCGAGCTGGGCCGACGCGGCCAAGCCGTGGCTCGAGGTGATGCGCAAGCACCTGCGCGAGTTGCAGCCGACGGATAGCGGGCCGGAGGCGCGGCGAGCGCGGCACAATCTCTACCTCAACATGTCGCTGGGCGAGTACTGGCGCCGGCGCCACTGGGCGTCGCGGTGGTGGATGTGGCGCGCCCTCCTCGTCGATCCCCGCCCGCTGCGCAATCCGGGGTACTACATGTGGGGAGCGCCCCTCCTCAACGCCTTCCTTCCCGGCGCCCTCGCCGATCGCGTGGCCCGGCGGTGGAACGTGGACCGCTACCTCGGGACCCCGAGGCCCGCATGA